DNA from Thunnus thynnus chromosome 2, fThuThy2.1, whole genome shotgun sequence:
ggacaggaggaatggaaaacaaagaatgagttgaaggagatggagggtggagaggtgaaagagaaaacaaaagagaggaagagtagaTGAGTTAGGGAGCGAGATGGAGattgagagagtgaatgagtaaagaaatgagagaaaggccAGAGAGATACAGGAAGAATAATGAAGGATAGGAAGAGTTGAGGGGAGAAGTAGGCAGATGAAAGACGAGAACAAAGCATATGAGTTGAAGCAGATGGAaggtggagaggtgaaagacGAAAGAATGAAGGATGGGAGAGAGCCCTACCTCCCATCTATGAAGGATagaaaggatggagagaagtTGAAAGAGACAAAAGGTGGATAAGCGAGAGAGGGCGATGGAGAGGAAAGAAGTAAGATCAAGCAGAGGAAGGGTGGAGGGGAAAGGAAGGATggtgaaagaaaggaagaaggaTGAAGGATAGAAAAGTCAATTAGTTGAGGAGGAAGAGCAAAGGTCATTAGATAAAGGAAGCAAGgtggaagaaaaggaaagaaagtgaTGGTGAGAGGGTGGATGGTAGAAGTAGGAAGATGAAGGGAGGAAGATGGAAGACAAAAGGTGATAAGAAGGATGCAATacaaaggaaaaggaaggaaagggaaGGTGGAGAGgcaaaggaaggagaggagaaacagaaagatcaaaaggatgagagaggaagaacagaaatgaggaagatggacagaaaacaaagtagAGGGAGGGTGGGTAGGAGAGGGAGGATAAAAAAGATGAATGTGGAGCAGTAAAGGAAGAAGATGAGGGATAGAAAGGTGGAGAGGTAGAGGAAAGAAGTTGGAAGTAGCAttcaaaggaaagaaagaaaaggacaggAAGAGTGGAGGTGAAAAAGGTGGAGGATGAATGAGAGAAAGGGTGGATTGGACAAggagatgaaagatggaaagggtTGAAAAAAGgataagagatgaaggataCGAAGAAACGAGAGAAAGACCGGAGAGATACAGGAAGAATGATGAAGGATGGGAAGAGttgaggggagaaggaggaagatgaaagacaagaacataaagaatgaattaaagagatgatgttgagaaatagagaagagaatatgaagaagaaggaaaagaaagggaaaTGAATAAGAAGACAGGGGGaaatgtaaaggatagaaaatgacagaagagaggtggatgggagagggaggaagatgtagtggaaaggaagagaggaaagtaagaaaaatgAAGGAGGAAGAGTGGAGGTGTTAAGgggtggaggatgaaggagagaaagggtggatgttaaagaataaagaaaaagaatagtGTAAAGGTAGGAGATAAAGGACGGGAAGGTCGGATGGGTAAAATGAGAAAGGtgaaggacaggaggaatggaaaataaagaatgaggtgaagatgaatgatgaaagatggaaagggtTGAGAAGGAAAGGATATGAGATGAAGGAAAGAAACAGTGGAGAGAAAAATGAGGGAGGATGAAGAAAAGGAAGACGTAAAGACGTAAGGTAAAGATAGGAGATAAAAGAGGGGAAGGGTGGATGggtaaaacaagtgaaaaaaatggagaggaggaatgTAGAATAAAGGATAGGAGTTAAAGGCCATGGAGggtaaaagaaatgaaagacaaaacatgaaaggaaagaggaaCAGTAGATGAGTTATGGAGCAAAATCAAGGTGGACAGGTGATAGAAGGAGATGAAAGGTGGAAAGAATGAACAGGTAAAGAAACAAGAGGAAAGGTAGATGTTTAAAGGGAGGAAGTTGAAGACTGAGGAGAGATAGgtcacagagagaagaagaaggacagCAAGGGTAGATGAGTGAAGGAGGGAAATGAAGGAGAAGAACAGTATAAGGTAAGCGAACGATGCTTCCCTGCCTGTGGGAGCCAGTCAGACGGTAGCGTTGTTGTCTTTGCCGTCACCGTCTGCCCTCGTCTTCTTTGTGAGGCTTTTTTTCTCCAAGGCAAGCTTCTGAAAAGGTTGTGTCCACTTTTCTGATGCAAGCCCTCTAtctcatctctcctccttcttcagCTGACAGAAAGTTTGAAGGTGCCTCCACTTCCATTTCTGCAAGCAGCATCACCACCCTGGACTCTCCTATAAATgccaaaaagacagaaatatacaggaagtgttaaaaaataaaaaaaaagacagagatacAGAGCCAGGAATCAATATTAGATTTAGACTTAAGATTTATCTTTACTTCACTGATTATTATCTTAATTCACATAACTTTTGAATTTTGTGTGAAtatgaagaaacaaacattgTATTGTCATGTTTGAGTAACATCTGTTTCAGTCCATTCACTTGTGGAGGAAGTATTTCCTGATCCTtaactcaagtaaaagtagcaatactgcAATAAAATAAGAATACTGTACACcagtacaagtaaaagtcctgtattaATTAGTAAGTCATATTACCAGAAAAATATAGGCTACTTTaagtatgaaaagtaaaagtacatgtaacatgcagcattttaatgttgctgGTCAAGGTGGATCTAATTTTAACTATTTCATATACTGTTGGGTGGTTTAATGTATTgtacataatataatattttatatagtgGAGTAAGAATATAACATTTTCTAttatagtggagtggaagtataaagtagcataaaatagagatgctgaagtacagtacttcaCTACAGTACTTCAGTGTGTGATCTCCACCACTGAACTCATCTAGCAAACTAAAACATATGTTTAGTCCACTGCATTTCATAAATAACCTACTAAAATCTTCCATAGATTTATAGTTTATGTAACATtattgcattttgtgtgtgtgtgttttttatttaaatactgcAAACAGTAACACCACACCACCACACCTTTTCCTGTCAGTGGTAAATGTTGGGAAATCTAGATCAATTACAGTGCAATTTTTATACGGTTGAGATGAAAGAATATACATGtgaaataagataataatagaaaataagtAGGAATAGAAATAAGATGAGTAAATTACATGATTTAAACTAATATGAATTAGGCTTTTCAGACAAACATTGGTGGTTACGCAGTATACTTTCAGTCAATGGgtcaacagcagcagaaaaagagaaTCTGTTTTAGGATCCtgacatttaattaaatgtcaCAGTGCACACAATAAACATATGTCACAAACTGGAGAGAAACCCTGTTTCAATCATTAAATCAATCCTGTATTTAATGCATATcaattaaaatatgcaataaagTGTATTTTGGGGTATTTGGGGGTTGGTTGGGAGCAGATTCTTACACAgactgacattatttttttaagtgaggCATTAACTTTAGTTATCAAACTGTATGAAAATCTAATTGCTTTccagaaaaagacaacatttaattaatttgttgaaACCTGAGGCAAATACAAAGACATGAGAGAAAAAGTAAGCTGTCCCAGATAAGTGCAATCCTAAATTACAGTCAATGTTTGCCTAAAGGTTTGCCATcttcaaatgagaaaatcttACCATGCTTCTCCCGCTGTGTCTACTCTCCATGTGTATCAACTGAACAAAGATCCCATCGAATATGAAGAAACAGATGACTGAAGATTTGAAGATATATTCCCACTGAAAAAAACTGCCTTTCAGTTCAAGATCTGAGTGAGACTGAGTGGACTGTGTAGAATTTTTACATTATGATAATGTGCTGGTAGTTCTAGAATTCGCATATATTAGAATGCTCATTATGATATTCTGGTGACACACATTCCGTCTTACAGCacagaaaatgctgcttttaaaacattttactgtcagaaaacaaataaaactcttattgtgctgctgtttgaaGCAGAAGTGGGAACATGACATTGTTGAACAAGTCACAAGTAGTCAAGTCTTGACTCTAAAGTCGAGACAGACATGTTCAAGCCCCAGAAAACAAAAGCCACATAATGagctcatgtgtttgtgtgacattttaGGCTCAAGACACATTTCTGTCCAGTCTGTTTGACTGCAACATGCATAAAAATGCTTCTTTTtacataaaatcattaaaaaaaaaatctttacattatcatttgacatttttctctgttgctgGTTGTCATTTTTGGTTTGTGTACACAAAAACTTTGTAATTTGAGAAAATTAAGACTATGCACAGTAAACTATTTTTAGTTGAAACACCAAACTATTGCTGACACACTGCATAACTTTCAAATGCACTATAATACACTCTAGTCTTCTTGCTTATGGGCAGtaattttgacaaaacaatgatGTACATAAGATTATTATCAACTATCCTGAATAAAAGACTCGGGCTGTTTGTTCTACAGTTCATCATTTTACACTCATGCAGTCCACGTTGTTATGTTTGCATAAAGCATCACCTGAAAGCCactgtattgtgtttatatttgacattttggatgCTGTAGACTTGATTCTTGGCCAAACCTAAGTATTGTTTGTGTAAGCGACGTGGGTGTGAGTGAGGGAATAAATCAGTCCAATACGTTCTGGGTTCTCCTCATAACTTTAGTCACCTTCAACAAACACAGCTCAGTCCAGTCATCACACActtctcattctctttctccccttctctcccctCAAAACTCTACCCACTGTCTGAACAGTGCCGCCAAGCGGCTGACACTACAATATCACCCAAACACTGCATCACTAAACATATGCAAACAGGCAAtgttcaacaaaacacagtaaactgaTGTTTAACCTTACGTTTACACAACTTTTGCCCATAAGACACAACTTCACTCTTACACATCGTCCCCCCCTTACGCAAGAAGCGTCCTCGCTTCCAAATAGGTGTAATGAAATTGTCACTACATTATGCTTAACAACAATATAAACAGATGACGTtggcaaaacaacaacaaagaacagTGGAacaggatacatttttttttccttgtgtttgCCTATAAcatctcagtgtttttttttttttttacttgtactTCTCAATCAAGCATATGACACAGACCACAGTTCATTCAACAGTCCTGTAACGCACTGGGGGACGTACACAACGACCTGACTTAGTCCTTACTCCCGTGAAAGGCTGAACTGCCGGAGACAGTTCACTGGAATGTCCTGTGGCAACATTGTCTCCCACCTGTGTTGTGGTGCTAGTAGCACTCTGGGGCAGAGGGCAAACATTTGTCTGATCCCTAGGCGCAATCACAGAGCACCCGGGCTTATTTGGGTGCCTGTATACATAAGGTCTGGAGCCTGAGAGTGCAGTGAGCAGTGGGGGACCTGGGCCGTTTGCTGGTACAGTCAGTTCTGAAGGTGAGGGTGGAACTGGATGCCTGTCAGCTGACCAGGCTGAACGATAAGGTTTCAGGCGATTGTAGTGAATGACCTTAAGTTTAGCTCTAGGGTCCCGTTGATCCAGAAGTTCATAGTCTACTCCAATGTCACCTGTGCCTGAGTCAAGCCGTCGTAGAACTTTAAAAGGGCCGGTCCACTTAGGTGACAGTTTTTGTCTAGCAAGGGCAGGAAGGTCAACCCACACTAAGTCACCTGGCTCATAGGCTGTGTGTTTCATCCGACGATCATAGTAGTGCTTTTGTTGAGCACCTGCTGCCTCAATGTTATGTGCAACAGAGTGAAAAGCAGCACACAGTTTCAGTAATACCGAATTGGCATATTCACTTGGAGTACCTGGTGTGGCGTTTGAAAGTCCTGGTAAGTCTCCAAGGAGGAGATCTGCAGGCAGGTGGGCCACTCTGCCATGGGCCAGGAAGAAAGGAGCGTGTTTTGTGGAGGAGTGAACAGTCGTATTGTATGCAAATTCAACCTGCCGTAGATGGTCATCCCATTCACCTCCTCTGGTATACAGATATTTTGCTAACTGGTCCTTGATGGTCCTGTTTGCTCGTTCCACCATGCCATCTGACATAGCATGATAAGGTGATGTCCTTGTTTTATGTATTCCTGACGGTTGCACAGTTCTTTGACAAGATCTGAGTTGAACTGACGGCCTTGGTCAGTGTGCAAACTTTGAGGCACACCATGGTGGCTAATATAAtcttcaaacaaacatttagcCACAGTGGTTGCCCGTTGATCAGGAAGTGCATACAAGTTGAGGTACTTAGTAAAATAGTCCATTACAACAAATACATACCGATTACCACGGCGTGTGAGTGGCAGTTCCGTCAGGTCTGCTGCAATTTTCTCAAAAGGCCTGGATGTGACTATGTTTTGCATAGGGGCCTGTTGGTGTGGTGTCTGTGGTCGCCGTGCTTCACAGGCTGTGCATTCAAGACACCACTGAGTTATGTCACGTGTCATGTGAGGCCAAAAGCATCTGATCTGTGCCCcttgtaatgttttttgtgaACTGAAGTGTCCCGAGAGTGAATGTCCATGTAAAGTTTGAAACACTTCCTTCTGCAAGTTACTAGGAACTACAATCTGTAAAACAGGGTCACCTGGTGGAGGTCTGACTTTGCGACACAAAAGACCATCAACAAGGGTGAGTTTAGGAAACTCTCTCCAGTACTGTCTCATTTCAGGTGAGGTTGCTTTAATGTTTGAGAATGGTGGCCTATGGTCAGTCAACACCCAGCTCCTGACTATTTGCAACTCAGGATCAGCTTTTTGAGCTTGGAGGATATACTGCCTGTCAATATTCAGGAGTGAACTGTCCACCGTTACAGCTGCAGTATCTGGTGAAGCAGACTGCACGAGTGATATTAAATCCATAGCAGTCGAAGCAGTGGGTAAAGTCTCTGAGCAGGGTGCCAGCTCAGTGGCTGGAGTGCACATGGATGACTCTATTGGGTCTGTTTGAGTGTGAATGGAAACACACCTCACCTGATTGGCTGTAACCATAGGGGTGGTGCCTTCAGCTGTGAAGGGACGACGGGACATAGAGTCAGCATTGGCGTGTTTTGTACCTTGTCTACAACTAGCAGGTGCCAGGTCACTCTTCCTGAGTAGGGGCAGGACATCATCACCCAGATAGCACAGTCCTCTCCCCATATCCAGAATCACACAGTGAGGCTTGAGAAAGTCAAAACCTAATATAAAGCCTTGACTGACATTTCTGATGACTTGCACTTCATGTTGCAGAGTTTGAGACCCTAGTTTAAAGGTGATGTCTATCATACCCAATGTATCCAAAGTTTGGCCAGTCACTGCTTGTGACATGATAAACTTCTTTTTAATGGGTCTTTTTGCTAGGGAAGGAAGTGACATTTTGGTTTCCTCACTGATGAACGAAATAGTGGAACCGGTATCTAGCATGATGTGCGTATTAGTGCCCTCAACAATTCCACTTACATAGGAGGTGAAGTCTTTACTTACAGTGGCTTCAATGTTCACACTTTCAGTCAGGGGGATTGTCATATCTGTAGTACCACTAGGGGTTGGTGGTGTACTGATGCAGTCTGTTATTTCAGTGAGGCAGATGTCTGGGGCTTCCAGAGAAGTAGCTGATGAACACCCCGCATCATCAGCTAACGGCCGTTTCCCTGTGGAAATCTGCCATGATCTTTGTAACCACTCTTAGTGGGATACTGACTGTCCCAGTCCTTTGGTTGTCGTGTTTGGCCTTGGTCCCCATACTCTTGGACTGAAACATGCTTGGCATAGGGACTCGGGCTTCGGCGGTGAGAGTCATAGTAGGGTCTACTGGGAGAGGGttgcctccctctcttttcctcatAAGGGCTAAAGGCATGGTCTGAGTAGTGAGTATCTCTGTAAGGTTGTCGGTACCTGTCAGGCTCCCTACGGGTGTGATCTTGATGGTGGCGAGTCCTCTGAGGAGAATAGTGTTCTGGGGAATGATTGGAACGTGAGTATCTGGAGGGGGAATGTCTGTAGCCTGAGCTCCATCTATTTGCATCCCTATCTGGGCTTCTCCCATAAGGTGAGGGAGATCTTTGAGGACGCACATGCATGTGCCTGTCAAGGTGGTGCTCCCTGCTTCGCTCATCCAGCTTCAGTCTCAGTGCATCCATATTCTTACTTAAGTCTTTAACAGTAGCAGTGAGGTTCTGAACTGTTTTCCCGAGTTCAATGTCATTTTCACGTACTGAATTTACTGACAGCATTGTGCCAATATCTCTGATGGTAACATTTGGTGAGGACACTGGCATTACTAATCTAGCTGCTTGGCGAGCCCGTTCAGCTTGGGAGGCGACTTGAAAAGCCTCAGTGAAAGTTTTCACCCCTCTTTCATGACATTTGACTTGAAGTTCCTGATCCAGACCAGCAATGAAGCGAGACATTTTCATATACTCGGAAGCATTGTGCTCAAAATCTGGGAAAGCTTCTTTGACAAGCCTTCATACGTCTGCAGCATAAACTTCCATTGCTTCATTAGGTAGTCTATGCCGGGCATTAGGGAATGTCTGAAATGATGCAATTACATCCTTTTGGCCAAAAGCTGTCTGCAAGTGCTTCTTTGCTTCAGTATAAAGAGTCCTGAGTTTCCCGGGGCAGATTATCCCATACAATGAACAGTTCTGGTGGTAGTCTAGTGGGTAACTCAGCTGCTAATACTGTATTCATGTCCACACCACTGTCCTTGTAACGGGCCTCTTGAATTACCTCATAGCGGCGAGCCCATAGTTGAAAAGACTCACGGCCATCGTTGTGAAATGGTGGCGGTAAGGGAATGCCCCTGGGCGCTCCCTGTGTTCTGCTAGATGGCGGCACACCTGGCGCTGAGGCCCCCCTCGCGCTTGTGCTGGCTCGCTGCTCACCGGTGGAAAATGCTTCCTCGTCAGACATGATGAGTTTCCTTCGTctctttaattatttttttctttagccCTCGGACGGAGTTAGATGACCGAAACACGGTTTCTAAACTCACTTGagctaacaaaacaaaaaaaacggaCTTGGTAACGACTAGCTGACTAACTGTACTgaaagctaagctaagctagcggTTAGCGTAGCTATCGTTAGCCTATAGCTTTAGGGACTCAAAAAGTTGAGCAGAATCCCAAAGGACTATATTCCACAGAAGGAAATCCCACCGCTGCCACCAGTGTAAGCGACGTGGGTGTGAGTGAGGGAATAAATCAGTCCAATACGTTCTGGGTTCTCCTCATAACTTTAGTCACCTTCAACAAACACAGCTCAGTCCAGTCATCACACActtctcattctctttctccccttctctcccctCAAAACTCTACCCACTGTCTGAACAGCGCCGCCAAGCGGCTGACACTACAATATCACCCAAACACTGCATCACTAAACATATGCAAACAGGCAAtgttcaacaaaacacagtaaactgaTGTTTAACCTTACGTTTACACAACTTTTGCCCATAAGACACAACTTCACtcttacatttgtataaatcTGCTGTATTACATGCCATCAGGAATTTAGAAACTACTGGGATATAAATTCAATCAAATTCATGTTTGTtatacaataaacaaataagGAGTTCATAGAAAAGTGTcaataattattcaaatgaaatgtctcTGTAATCCTTTAGAGCAAGAAATAgtcacaaaaacagagaaaagcataaGGCACTGTGGAATAAAAATGGATTCTATCATAATCATTAAAAGTAGTACAGAAAACAATGTAGATATGccaatatgattatttattgtagaatcaaataatcatcattttttataatttttgtGTTCATTCTCCCTGTTGGTCACACTGccctaaaagagaaaaagaataacattaaatatgtgaaaatacaATCAACATTTAATAGAAATATCTGGTAAAGCGTCTGGCGGTTTGACTAATTTGAATAATTGACATTATTGACTGATCGATTGACCGAACACAGAATTACAGATGAGCGAAACTTACAAGAAATCCTTTCATTCTGTAGATTTTGGCGAAAGGCGATTCCTCAACACAACCCAAAACACTGCAAGGTGTGTCCACATGTGGAAACCCCTCAACTACCTGAAGGGGGGGGAAACATAACCATGAATATGTAGAGAATAAAATGCTGAAGATGAAGTGTGAGGAGCCATGCTTACATTGTCCAGTGTGTCTGAAAGGCTGTCCAGTTCCCTTTTCCCTCCTGGGCTCAGTCCATATGACCAGTGCTGACAGCAGACCTGTGGCACCACTGAGCCCAGAAGCAGCAACCACAGTGCCAGGGTTTGCATAGCCATTCTGAGGAGGGAAAAAGCTTTATATTACACATATAAGCAGGTCAGTAATCTTCTTATTTTTCCTAATCTAACCCCAAATACTGTCATAGTCCTCAATTTTAGATTACACATGCCCAGATTTATGCATCACATCAGTGAAGTTTTTACCTTCTGTGCATAAGGCAAGCTGCTTCTCTGATTTGTTCTTGGCTGCTGTCCTTTGTGGAAGccgatgctgctgctgctgagcatTTTCCAAGGTTTATATGCTGCTTCCTTTCGTGTCAAAAGCCCAACACTTCACTGCAGGGGGTCACAAAGTGGGATTAAGCAACATTTACTGGTAACCCGCAGAGCTATTAAAAAGATTACAGTGTGTGATTTTTGTCCTTCCACAAAAAGAACAAGTGTTCATCATCAGACCAGCTTTGTGTATGGCCGTGAAGTACCTCCAGTCGTTTTCCAATACTTGCTGATAAACCAAAGATTCACAAAttaatgacagagaaaaagacgaGGTGATAAAGACTTACTCTTCTTCATAGCAGTTTATTTATAACAGTCATTTATGGAAATATATTTCCACGGTCGAGTGCAATAATCATACTCAGGGAGAACTACACCGCCCCCTgtctcaaacaaaaaaaaaaacaacctctgcCCCATATTGCATTCAGAgagatgtattaaaataaataaccatagctctttgtgattttcacactCATGGTGAAATACACAACATGATTGCCTTCATCATTCATTCTCACAGGCTGGGTACCTACGATTGAACTGAGTGAATAGTATTGCATCGGAGCAGCTTTGCGCTACAGCTAAAGAAACTTCACCAGTCAAAGGCGAGGATAGCTcttcacacatgcaaacagacaaTGTCCAGTAAGAACTGAAGTGAGATTGTTCCTTAACAAAACATCTGCCCAATCTATTAATagtgattttttctttttttttggaagcaCTGGATTTGATTTACATAAGATAACaagcattaaacatttttggtgaaaagatataacatgttacaAATCAAATATATACTTGTGCAAATACGTTCAAAAGCATGATTAAGTGATATACGTCATGTAAATGGAACATGTTTTCAGGCAAGTCCACAACATGTGAACACGGCCTTCTGTTAAAGCACACCAAGTTGGATTATTTTCTCACAATGGGATATGAGGAGTAATGAATGTCGtacataaacattacaataagTAGTGACCACAGTCAAACGCATGCAACTGTGGATCTCTCACACACcggattacaaaaaaaacaaaacaaaagaggtaGATTCACAGAGCGCAAAACGAGGGAGAGCTTTTTAAGAACACAATATTCAAAAGTAGGAAAAGAGAAACCTCACAGCTGTAAATCATGTATTGCATACCCAAGCTGTGTTTGAAAACTAGCCTGTCGCATAGTTTTATGGTGCATTAACAGCATGTCTGGCCTTTGAGACTGTGCTGTTGTATGGCTTTGGCTTGCATTGCTTCCTTTATAGTGTGTTGTATCCAGCAAAAGTAAGTTACATACTTAAAGAGGAACGTACAGCGTGACAGTTATTGGTAAATGACCCCTTCAGTTTCTGCTACAGCAGCATTCAGTGAAGCTCAGTACTCTGAACTTTACTGCAAAAGTCTGGTTTTTGACTCCCATTAACATGTCAAGTAATATGAAATGAATATAAGTTatgcaaaaacattaaatgagTATAGTTGTTGGATCGCATCCAGACACATCTACATACACTAggaacattattttgttttggtgatATATGTAgctgaacattttaaaacatcctaccatacaaacatacatggACAACCCTGGATAAATTCTAGTGCAAGATATTTAAAGCTAATGTAACATAGGTGGAATGCCAGGGATGTGCATACAACTACCTGTGCTGTACACAGGTATAGAGAGATTGATAGTAGGGGAATATACTGTAAGAGGAACTGAGTAATAAAGAAGCCATCTGTGTCCAGACCGGACTTGTAGGCGTGTAACCGAGTTATCTGACACTCTGGGACATGTGCAGCGGGGTCAGCATCTCTTCAAAAATGGCTCCTTTCACGTTGGATCCTCTCAGGTTTGC
Protein-coding regions in this window:
- the LOC137193112 gene encoding progonadoliberin-1-like: MHRRMAMQTLALWLLLLGSVVPQVCCQHWSYGLSPGGKRELDSLSDTLDNVVEGFPHVDTPCSVLGCVEESPFAKIYRMKGFLGSVTNRENEHKNYKK